A genomic region of Desulfomicrobium escambiense DSM 10707 contains the following coding sequences:
- the cydB gene encoding cytochrome d ubiquinol oxidase subunit II, with protein MLETIWFLLWGVLWAIYFILDGYDLGIGTLLPFLGKSDTDRRIMLNSMGPFWDGNEVWLITAGGVTFAAFPKAYAVMFSGLYTPLMLLLFALIIRGVSLEFRHQVDSPAWRRVWDWGATIGSFLPALLLGVAFANIFMGLPLDEKGVFQGNLLTLLNPYGLAGGVLFVLLFAMHGALWLTIKSEGDLQRRAANLARKLWPVLVVLIGAFVVLTVIYTNLLANYLTNPLLLVLLVAPVLALLLLRQQIGKEDWWFAWGLSAAMITGLTLFGVVGLYPALLPSSINPDYSITIANAASSTLTLSIMLGVALVFVPIVAAYQFWLYRTFSHKVTEKELGHDGAY; from the coding sequence ATGCTCGAAACCATCTGGTTCCTACTCTGGGGTGTGCTCTGGGCCATCTACTTCATTCTTGACGGCTACGACTTGGGCATCGGGACCCTGCTTCCGTTCCTCGGCAAGTCCGACACGGACCGCCGCATCATGCTCAACTCCATGGGCCCCTTCTGGGACGGCAACGAGGTCTGGCTGATCACCGCCGGCGGCGTGACCTTCGCCGCCTTCCCCAAGGCCTACGCGGTCATGTTCAGCGGGCTCTACACCCCGCTCATGCTCCTGCTCTTCGCCCTCATCATCCGCGGCGTGTCCCTCGAATTCCGCCACCAGGTCGACAGCCCGGCCTGGCGCAGGGTCTGGGACTGGGGCGCGACCATCGGCAGCTTCCTGCCCGCCCTGCTTCTGGGCGTGGCCTTCGCCAACATCTTCATGGGCCTGCCCCTGGACGAGAAGGGCGTGTTCCAGGGTAACCTGCTGACCCTCCTGAACCCCTACGGCCTGGCCGGCGGCGTTCTCTTCGTGCTGCTCTTCGCCATGCACGGGGCCCTGTGGCTGACCATCAAGAGCGAAGGGGATCTGCAGCGCCGCGCGGCAAACCTGGCCCGCAAGCTGTGGCCCGTGCTCGTGGTCCTCATCGGGGCCTTCGTGGTCCTGACGGTGATCTACACCAACCTGCTGGCCAACTACCTGACCAACCCGCTGCTCCTGGTGCTGCTGGTCGCTCCCGTCCTGGCCCTGCTGCTGCTGCGCCAGCAGATCGGCAAGGAGGACTGGTGGTTCGCCTGGGGCCTGTCCGCGGCCATGATCACCGGCCTGACCCTCTTCGGCGTGGTCGGACTGTACCCGGCCCTGCTGCCTTCGAGCATCAACCCGGACTACTCCATCACCATCGCCAACGCCGCCTCCAGCACCCTGACCCTGTCCATCATGCTGGGCGTGGCACTGGTCTTCGTGCCCATCGTGGCCGCCTACCAGTTCTGGCTGTACCGCACCTTCTCCCACAAGGTGACCGAGAAGGAACTGGGGCACGACGGCGCGTACTAA
- a CDS encoding cytochrome ubiquinol oxidase subunit I yields MDVLMLSRLQFAMATMFHFIFVPLTLGLSILVAIMETKYVRTGDEMYKRMTKFWGKLFVINFVLGVVTGITLEFQFGTNWSRYSEYVGDIFGSLLAIEATVAFFLESTFLGAWIFGWNVLSPKMHALCIWLVAGASNLSALWILIANGFMQNPLGYVIRNGRAELADFFAVVGNPFAWQQYVHVLSGAFALAGFFVMGVSSWHLLKKQNVDFFTRSFKLGMVFGLVFSVLVAVQGHHHAQEVTKIQPAKLAAMESLWETHEDGAPMYLLVVPDEKNEKNAVELFGIPGGLSFLAHNDFKAPVQGLKDWPADERPPVMLTFLSFRAMVGLGTLMPLLCIWAFLRRNKLTETPKLLKAMLFAIPVPYLAIEAGWVVAEVGRQPWIVNGLMKTADAVSPIVTSQVAFSLVALTLLYALLGAVDIYLLFKFAKKGPAEA; encoded by the coding sequence ATGGATGTGCTCATGTTATCCAGGCTTCAATTCGCCATGGCCACCATGTTCCACTTCATCTTCGTGCCCCTGACCCTCGGTCTCTCCATTCTGGTGGCCATCATGGAGACCAAGTACGTCCGCACCGGCGACGAGATGTACAAGCGCATGACCAAGTTCTGGGGCAAGCTCTTCGTCATCAACTTCGTCTTGGGCGTGGTCACGGGCATCACCCTGGAGTTCCAGTTCGGCACCAACTGGTCGCGCTACTCCGAATACGTGGGCGACATCTTCGGGTCGCTTTTGGCCATCGAGGCCACAGTGGCATTCTTCCTCGAATCCACGTTCCTGGGGGCCTGGATCTTCGGCTGGAACGTGCTCTCGCCCAAGATGCACGCCCTGTGCATCTGGCTGGTGGCCGGCGCGTCCAACCTCTCTGCCCTGTGGATCCTCATCGCCAACGGCTTCATGCAGAACCCCCTGGGTTACGTCATCCGCAACGGCCGGGCCGAACTGGCCGACTTCTTCGCAGTGGTCGGCAACCCCTTTGCCTGGCAGCAGTACGTGCACGTCCTGAGCGGCGCCTTCGCCCTGGCCGGCTTCTTCGTCATGGGCGTCTCGTCCTGGCATCTGCTCAAAAAACAGAACGTCGACTTCTTCACCCGCTCCTTCAAGCTGGGCATGGTCTTCGGCCTGGTCTTCTCCGTTCTCGTCGCGGTCCAGGGCCATCACCACGCCCAGGAAGTGACCAAGATCCAGCCCGCCAAGCTGGCGGCCATGGAATCCCTGTGGGAAACCCATGAGGACGGAGCGCCCATGTACCTGCTGGTCGTGCCCGACGAAAAGAACGAGAAGAACGCCGTCGAACTTTTCGGCATCCCCGGCGGCCTGTCCTTCCTGGCCCACAACGACTTCAAGGCCCCGGTCCAGGGACTCAAGGACTGGCCGGCCGACGAACGCCCGCCCGTCATGCTGACCTTCCTGTCCTTCCGGGCCATGGTGGGCCTGGGCACCCTCATGCCGCTCCTGTGCATTTGGGCCTTCCTGCGCCGCAACAAGCTGACCGAGACGCCCAAGCTCCTCAAGGCCATGCTCTTCGCCATCCCCGTGCCCTACCTGGCCATCGAGGCGGGCTGGGTCGTGGCCGAGGTGGGCCGGCAGCCGTGGATCGTCAACGGCCTCATGAAGACGGCCGACGCAGTCTCGCCCATCGTCACATCCCAGGTTGCCTTCTCCCTGGTGGCTCTGACCCTGCTCTACGCCCTGCTGGGGGCCGTGGACATCTACCTCTTGTTCAAATTCGCCAAGAAAGGCCCGGCCGAGGCGTAA